In Thermomicrobiales bacterium, the following are encoded in one genomic region:
- a CDS encoding agmatinase family protein → MSDTAERIRHDQLRGTWAMQAEAEMDNTADKERQQMLLEYGLPSAESIRDRMMPLFTRGRWRFNSGNFMNGEHLEDMRQLGGQDVVIMGAPYDGGATFRPGTRFGPQAMRKMSALASGYNPERGVDLNSALKMVDAGDINIIPSNIEKSFDQIAKAVSYAAEREVFPIILGGDHAIGYPDVRGLAPFIDGNIGIIHFDRHSDLSEYGMDERMHGSPFFHATNIPNAPASNLVQIGIGGWTGSREGLKVAREREATVITIDDVDRYGTDRVVEYALEIAWKNAKAVWISFDVDSVDPAYAPGTGTPMPGGLLPREALKMIRNIAGEGLIGMEVVEVSPPYDVSDNTALLGVHAILDCLAAMVMNGKLGRRPTVSSDAQPSESEGAARA, encoded by the coding sequence ATGAGTGACACTGCTGAGCGGATCAGGCACGACCAGTTGCGGGGCACCTGGGCCATGCAGGCCGAGGCCGAGATGGACAACACCGCCGACAAGGAACGTCAGCAGATGCTGCTCGAATACGGCCTGCCCTCAGCCGAGAGCATTCGCGACCGCATGATGCCGCTCTTCACTCGTGGCCGCTGGCGCTTCAACTCGGGCAACTTCATGAACGGCGAACACCTGGAAGACATGCGCCAGCTCGGCGGGCAGGATGTCGTCATCATGGGCGCGCCGTACGATGGCGGCGCGACATTCCGACCCGGCACGCGCTTCGGCCCGCAAGCGATGCGCAAGATGTCAGCTCTGGCCAGCGGGTACAACCCCGAACGCGGCGTTGACCTGAACAGTGCGCTGAAGATGGTCGATGCTGGCGATATCAACATCATCCCGTCAAACATCGAGAAGTCGTTTGACCAGATCGCCAAGGCGGTCTCCTATGCGGCTGAACGCGAAGTCTTCCCAATCATCCTCGGCGGCGACCACGCGATCGGCTACCCGGATGTTCGCGGACTCGCGCCATTCATCGACGGCAACATCGGCATCATCCACTTCGACCGCCACTCCGACCTCTCGGAATATGGGATGGACGAGCGGATGCACGGCTCGCCGTTCTTCCACGCGACGAACATCCCGAATGCACCCGCTTCGAACCTCGTCCAGATCGGCATCGGCGGCTGGACCGGATCGCGCGAGGGACTCAAGGTCGCCCGCGAGCGCGAGGCGACCGTCATCACGATTGATGATGTGGACCGCTACGGCACCGACCGCGTCGTCGAGTACGCGCTGGAGATCGCCTGGAAGAATGCCAAGGCAGTCTGGATCTCGTTCGATGTCGACTCGGTCGATCCGGCGTATGCACCGGGGACCGGCACGCCGATGCCGGGCGGGCTACTGCCGCGCGAGGCGCTGAAGATGATCCGCAATATTGCCGGAGAGGGCCTGATCGGGATGGAGGTCGTCGAGGTCTCGCCGCCGTACGACGTCTCCGACAACACGGCACTCCTCGGCGTTCACGCCATTCTCGACTGCCTGGCGGCGATGGTCATGAACGGCAAGCTCGGGCGACGACCGACCGTGTCGAGTGACGCGCAGCCGTCTGAATCAGAGGGCGCAGCCCGCGCCTGA
- a CDS encoding MFS transporter: protein MPDDHTQQVTSVTNIGGTPSEGREDFRLLDNDVFRAWWFSRLVAQTAQAALLYGLLILIVDRTDRSIYASLFVICSIIPSMLFGLIGGWAADRLPQRALLTTLNILRALVVVPLIREPDSLVVLFGVTLGIWTIHQFYSPGEAAVMARILPESRLADGTSMGNLALTLAQVAGMVILAPLLLRLPDARPFVAICAAGYAVAAIFMLDIGRLKPRESAGRTIPFNLRRGWQVATSSGRAFNAFANGVLIAVGLSALLAIVPAYLQNVLNTGADNTVFVFAPAVIGLVVGLRVAPPLGRWLGHGRIAIVATICFAFSVAAFGAIDGVADLIDTAGIPLASVADQLGLSTRTATTMVVSIPAGFFSAIVNVGARAVLLEVAPDDARGQVFATQGVIGNAGALIPTLLAGIAVDTLGSRPVAIALAVALLSGTIAAMRYARGLADTAQTDRASTSIGS, encoded by the coding sequence ATGCCTGACGACCACACTCAACAAGTCACCAGTGTTACCAACATCGGCGGCACACCGAGCGAGGGCCGGGAAGATTTCCGGCTCCTCGACAACGATGTGTTTCGCGCCTGGTGGTTCTCGCGGCTCGTGGCGCAGACGGCGCAGGCCGCGCTGCTCTATGGACTGCTGATCCTGATCGTCGATCGGACAGACCGCAGCATCTACGCTTCGCTGTTCGTCATTTGCTCGATCATTCCGTCGATGCTGTTCGGGCTTATCGGCGGCTGGGCCGCCGATCGCCTGCCGCAACGGGCGCTGCTGACGACGCTGAACATCCTGCGCGCACTCGTCGTTGTCCCACTCATTCGTGAGCCGGATAGTCTTGTGGTGCTCTTCGGCGTGACGCTGGGCATCTGGACGATTCACCAGTTTTATTCGCCGGGTGAGGCGGCAGTGATGGCGCGCATTCTCCCGGAGAGCCGCCTGGCCGACGGCACATCGATGGGCAACCTGGCGCTCACGCTGGCGCAGGTCGCCGGGATGGTGATTCTCGCGCCGCTGCTGCTGCGCCTTCCCGATGCGCGCCCGTTCGTCGCCATCTGCGCGGCAGGTTACGCCGTCGCGGCGATCTTCATGCTCGACATCGGCCGCCTGAAGCCGCGCGAGAGCGCGGGGCGGACGATCCCTTTCAATCTGCGACGCGGCTGGCAGGTCGCCACCAGCAGCGGTCGGGCGTTCAATGCGTTTGCGAATGGCGTGCTGATCGCGGTCGGGCTGAGCGCGCTGCTGGCGATCGTGCCGGCCTACCTGCAGAACGTGCTGAACACCGGGGCCGACAACACGGTCTTTGTGTTTGCTCCGGCAGTCATCGGGCTGGTCGTAGGGCTGCGGGTCGCACCACCGCTCGGGCGTTGGCTGGGGCACGGACGCATCGCCATCGTAGCGACGATCTGCTTCGCGTTCTCCGTCGCCGCGTTTGGCGCAATTGATGGTGTCGCTGACCTGATCGATACGGCGGGCATTCCGCTGGCGTCCGTTGCGGACCAACTCGGGCTCTCGACTCGGACGGCGACGACGATGGTAGTGTCGATCCCGGCGGGGTTCTTCTCAGCGATTGTCAATGTCGGCGCGCGAGCCGTGCTGCTGGAGGTTGCGCCGGACGACGCTCGCGGGCAGGTCTTTGCCACGCAGGGCGTGATCGGTAATGCCGGTGCACTGATCCCGACACTGCTGGCAGGGATCGCGGTTGATACGCTCGGCTCACGACCGGTCGCGATCGCGTTGGCTGTGGCGTTGCTGTCCGGGACAATCGCGGCGATGCGCTACGCGCGCGGACTCGCAGATACAGCACAAACTGATCGTGCCTCAACGTCGATTGGCAGTTGA
- a CDS encoding DUF309 domain-containing protein codes for MGEAWQRVVASGIVDGPNPRCSEQPSPDLLEGIRLFNDGEFFECHEVLEDIWRAERDPIRYLYQGILQIGVGFHHLRNGNYRGATSLLSSGIAKVHRFQPTCLTIDTERLAVESQRCLDDVEALGRELLSDFDWSQVPTVHLVPPPR; via the coding sequence GTGGGTGAAGCATGGCAGCGCGTCGTCGCCTCCGGCATCGTCGACGGCCCGAATCCACGGTGTAGTGAGCAGCCGTCGCCAGACCTGCTGGAAGGCATCCGCCTGTTCAACGACGGCGAATTCTTCGAGTGCCACGAGGTACTGGAGGATATCTGGCGCGCCGAGCGCGATCCGATCCGTTACCTGTATCAGGGCATCCTCCAGATTGGGGTTGGCTTTCATCACCTGCGCAACGGAAACTATCGCGGTGCGACCTCGCTGCTCTCCTCCGGCATCGCCAAGGTCCACCGCTTCCAGCCAACCTGCCTGACCATCGACACCGAGCGCCTGGCAGTCGAGTCACAACGCTGCCTCGATGACGTGGAGGCGCTTGGACGAGAACTGCTGAGCGACTTCGACTGGTCGCAGGTCCCGACGGTCCACCTTGTGCCGCCGCCGAGGTGA
- a CDS encoding PLP-dependent cysteine synthase family protein gives MNRGWVIEAVQQIERDFQRSADTHLLRLELPAAPGVDLYIKDESTHPTGSLKHRLARSLFLYGLCNGWIAEGTTIIESSSGSTAVSEAYFARLLGLPFVAVMPRGTSAAKVAQIAFYGGQSHFVDNPAEIYSEAQRLAAECGGHNMDQFTYAERATDWRGNNNIAESMFEQVSHERHPVPRWVVTGAGTGGTSATIGRFIRYQGLDTRLCVVDPENSVFLDYFEHGDPNVTSAKGSGVEGIGRPRVEPSFVPEVVDRMLRVPNAASYAGVRFLEQHLGRKYGGSTGTCVYGAMQLAAELVAAGEHGAIMMIAGDPGERYLDTYYNDAWLAENGHDIAPYLSQLATAYETGGWPSLESGTST, from the coding sequence GTGAATCGAGGCTGGGTCATTGAGGCAGTGCAACAGATTGAGCGTGATTTTCAGCGCTCAGCGGACACACACTTGCTGCGACTGGAATTGCCGGCCGCACCTGGGGTCGATCTCTACATCAAGGACGAATCGACACATCCTACCGGGAGTCTGAAGCACCGGCTCGCGCGATCATTGTTCCTCTACGGCCTCTGCAATGGCTGGATCGCTGAAGGTACGACGATCATCGAGTCGTCATCGGGCAGCACCGCCGTGTCTGAGGCGTACTTCGCGCGCCTGCTCGGCCTGCCATTCGTTGCCGTCATGCCGCGCGGCACGTCCGCCGCCAAGGTCGCGCAGATCGCGTTCTACGGCGGGCAGTCGCACTTCGTCGACAACCCGGCTGAGATCTACTCCGAGGCGCAGCGGCTCGCTGCCGAGTGCGGCGGCCACAACATGGATCAGTTCACCTACGCCGAACGTGCGACCGACTGGCGCGGCAACAACAACATCGCCGAATCGATGTTCGAGCAGGTCAGCCACGAGCGCCATCCGGTGCCACGCTGGGTCGTGACCGGTGCCGGCACCGGCGGCACCTCCGCGACCATTGGCCGCTTCATCCGCTATCAGGGTCTGGATACGCGCCTCTGCGTCGTCGATCCCGAGAACTCGGTGTTTCTCGACTACTTCGAGCACGGCGACCCGAATGTCACCAGCGCCAAGGGCAGCGGCGTCGAGGGCATCGGGCGTCCGCGCGTGGAACCGTCGTTCGTCCCTGAGGTTGTCGATCGCATGCTGCGCGTGCCGAACGCAGCTTCGTACGCCGGTGTCCGCTTTCTGGAGCAGCACCTTGGCCGGAAGTACGGCGGCTCGACCGGCACCTGTGTCTACGGCGCGATGCAGCTCGCCGCTGAGCTTGTCGCGGCCGGCGAGCATGGCGCGATCATGATGATTGCCGGGGATCCGGGCGAGCGCTACCTCGACACGTACTATAACGATGCCTGGCTGGCTGAGAACGGCCACGACATCGCGCCGTACCTCAGCCAGCTCGCAACCGCCTACGAAACTGGCGGCTGGCCGTCGCTCGAGTCGGGCACCAGCACGTAG
- a CDS encoding response regulator transcription factor translates to MDDTTGRDQTLVLVVEDDPDIQTLIARHLSEAGFNVITAMTAAEGFLLWSERLPDLLVVDLMLPDGSGRGLVSQIRAAGDVPVVVVTADTNEESLVATLDAGADDYLTKPFRVNELLARVRSVMRRRPREREPDTIQTGSLTVSVVDRRVWRFGDEVRVTPTEFRLLLQLARHPNRVFTHGALLTAVWGPEYADEPHILRVTLNRLRNKLGEPPLIENRPAVGYVLVPDSSDGQPPVS, encoded by the coding sequence ATGGACGACACCACCGGACGAGATCAGACGCTGGTTCTTGTCGTCGAAGATGATCCCGATATTCAGACACTGATCGCCCGCCACCTGAGCGAGGCCGGGTTCAACGTCATCACCGCGATGACGGCTGCTGAAGGCTTTCTGCTCTGGTCGGAGCGCTTGCCCGACCTGCTGGTCGTCGACCTGATGCTGCCGGACGGTTCGGGGCGCGGGCTGGTCAGCCAGATCCGCGCCGCCGGAGACGTGCCGGTTGTTGTCGTGACGGCCGACACCAACGAGGAATCGCTGGTCGCGACACTCGATGCCGGGGCCGACGACTACCTGACGAAGCCCTTTCGGGTCAACGAGCTGCTCGCGCGCGTGCGGTCGGTCATGCGACGACGACCACGCGAACGCGAGCCAGATACGATCCAGACCGGCTCGCTAACCGTCTCTGTCGTCGATCGGCGCGTCTGGCGCTTCGGCGACGAGGTGCGTGTGACGCCGACCGAGTTCAGGCTCCTGCTGCAGTTGGCGCGGCACCCGAACCGTGTGTTCACCCACGGTGCGCTACTCACCGCAGTCTGGGGGCCCGAGTACGCGGACGAGCCCCACATCTTGCGGGTGACACTCAACCGCCTGCGCAACAAGCTGGGCGAGCCGCCGTTGATCGAGAACAGACCTGCGGTCGGCTACGTGCTGGTGCCCGACTCGAGCGACGGCCAGCCGCCAGTTTCGTAG